One region of Aeromicrobium sp. Sec7.5 genomic DNA includes:
- a CDS encoding HTTM domain-containing protein: MRDTWWVLVDTVIRAREAAERWLFGGRHALVALGLCRILLGLSVVLTLVVNFSDRTLWVGNASVWAEPARDAVDFPELWLVRNATDAVVTVVYLVTTLAALALTAGWYTRAANVVTLVGFIAVVGQNPMVGSASDNAVRLALLWLVLTSSGDRCSVDARQRAARQEGAEVDHRGFDSDEVLPPWLGISLHNIGLLGLGVQTVLLYVTAGLDKIAREAWRSGEALYYTTQLPEFRPFGGLSDLVSASPVFLAFLTYVVLLTQLFFAPLMLTRVSRIVAVTVAIGANVFFAVVFGAVPAALAIIAVTLVVFPDDLLEERVDWLSEVTEPLRGRIEAVWFRLSDPFMDAADTFRSRRSERRERRAEASAQKAERKAAAKTAGRGARRAGADRESETVDAD; encoded by the coding sequence GTGCGTGACACCTGGTGGGTGCTCGTCGATACCGTGATCCGAGCTCGCGAGGCCGCGGAGCGGTGGCTGTTCGGCGGACGCCACGCACTGGTGGCCCTGGGGCTGTGCCGCATCCTGCTCGGCCTCAGCGTCGTGCTGACGCTCGTGGTCAACTTCTCCGACCGCACCCTGTGGGTCGGCAACGCGTCGGTGTGGGCCGAGCCGGCCCGTGACGCGGTCGACTTCCCGGAGCTCTGGCTCGTCCGCAACGCGACCGACGCCGTCGTCACGGTCGTCTACCTGGTCACGACGCTGGCCGCCCTCGCCCTGACGGCCGGGTGGTACACCCGCGCCGCGAACGTCGTCACCCTGGTCGGGTTCATCGCCGTGGTCGGGCAGAACCCCATGGTCGGCAGCGCGAGCGACAACGCCGTGCGGCTGGCGCTCCTGTGGCTGGTGCTGACGAGCTCGGGGGACCGTTGCTCGGTGGACGCCCGCCAGCGGGCGGCGCGCCAGGAGGGAGCCGAGGTCGACCACCGCGGCTTCGACTCCGACGAGGTGCTGCCCCCGTGGCTCGGCATCAGCCTGCACAACATCGGGCTCCTGGGTCTGGGGGTGCAGACCGTGCTGCTGTACGTCACGGCGGGCCTCGACAAGATCGCCCGTGAGGCCTGGCGCTCGGGGGAGGCGCTGTACTACACGACCCAGCTGCCAGAGTTCCGACCGTTCGGCGGCCTGTCCGACCTCGTGTCGGCCAGCCCGGTCTTCCTGGCCTTCCTGACATACGTGGTGCTGCTGACCCAGCTGTTCTTCGCACCGCTGATGCTGACCCGGGTCTCGCGGATCGTCGCCGTCACCGTGGCGATCGGGGCGAACGTCTTCTTCGCCGTCGTCTTCGGTGCGGTCCCTGCTGCGCTGGCGATCATCGCGGTCACGCTGGTCGTGTTCCCCGACGACCTGCTGGAGGAGCGCGTCGACTGGCTCTCGGAGGTCACCGAGCCGCTGCGTGGACGGATCGAGGCGGTGTGGTTCCGCCTCAGCGACCCCTTCATGGACGCGGCCGACACGTTCCGCTCGCGGCGCTCGGAGCGCCGGGAGCGGCGGGCCGAGGCCAGCGCGCAGAAGGCCGAGCGCAAGGCCGCCGCGAAGACCGCGGGCCGAGGCGCTCGACGCGCAGGCGCCGACCGCGAGTCCGAGACCGTCGACGCCGACTGA
- a CDS encoding DUF5819 family protein → MSVHAPEVHVTRWQSGMMLAVAAIVIVHSAVVGLWLSPSSPIRESVGSTTLASYVNPYFRQSPSTVDPGLQRADEALLVRARVLMPDGETVEGPWVDVTADLESGGFLRPRMDRAARSLATNLNVAISSFPDSARPLVEQDLVEEDRAVRQVEIEAEGATPFEAQVFFANWAMATQFGTLYSTALADGTVEQIQIRVGLRRVPAYDDRGDDSVREEPFTFVTLGWRDAIAGNEEAQRAFDDYVGGDDGA, encoded by the coding sequence ATGTCCGTTCACGCCCCAGAGGTTCACGTGACCCGGTGGCAGAGCGGCATGATGCTCGCCGTCGCCGCGATCGTCATCGTGCACTCGGCCGTCGTCGGGCTGTGGCTCAGCCCGTCCAGCCCCATCCGGGAGTCGGTCGGCAGCACCACGCTCGCGTCCTACGTCAACCCGTACTTCCGGCAGTCGCCGTCCACGGTCGACCCGGGGCTGCAGCGGGCCGACGAGGCGCTGCTCGTGCGTGCCCGTGTCCTGATGCCGGACGGCGAGACCGTCGAGGGCCCGTGGGTCGACGTGACGGCCGATCTCGAGTCCGGCGGGTTCCTGCGGCCACGCATGGACCGCGCGGCGCGGTCGCTGGCCACCAACCTCAACGTCGCCATCAGCTCGTTCCCCGACTCGGCCCGCCCCCTCGTGGAGCAGGACCTCGTCGAGGAGGACCGCGCGGTCCGACAGGTTGAGATCGAGGCGGAGGGCGCCACGCCCTTCGAGGCCCAGGTGTTCTTCGCGAACTGGGCGATGGCCACGCAGTTCGGGACCCTCTACAGCACGGCCTTGGCCGACGGCACGGTGGAACAGATTCAGATCCGGGTCGGACTGAGGCGCGTGCCCGCCTACGATGACCGGGGCGACGACTCGGTGCGCGAGGAGCCGTTCACGTTCGTCACCCTCGGATGGCGTGACGCGATCGCCGGCAACGAGGAGGCCCAACGGGCCTTCGACGACTACGTGGGGGGTGATGACGGTGCGTGA
- a CDS encoding MFS transporter, giving the protein MTFPQGRLVGSLAAVQVVGGVGNGAGLAIGALLVKDVSGSSGWAGTATVMLTVGAAAATIPLARWAVRSGRRPALTTGWLVGAAGAVVSIVGADLDSLLLVLLGLVLFGASTASNLQSRFAATDRAEPRKVARSLSVVVWATTIGAVAGPNLTGPGARVAASLDIPDLAGPLVFSAVAFAVAGLMTFVLVRPDPLAPDATVPRPARVSPWPHVRGRALTAVVAIAASHAVMVSVMALTPVHMEDHGSDLELIGLTISLHIAGMFALSPVFGWLADVIGPPVLVVAGQVVLVVSTVVSGTAGHSEPRIMIGLVLLGLGWSMSVIAAAAMLTTALSAEVRPAVQGVADLAMNVAGATGGLLAGVIMAWRDFGTLNAAAALLTIPVIGLVVAGGRAAIDVTRD; this is encoded by the coding sequence GTGACCTTTCCGCAGGGGCGCCTCGTCGGGTCCCTCGCGGCGGTCCAGGTGGTGGGCGGGGTCGGCAACGGCGCCGGGCTGGCGATCGGAGCACTTCTCGTCAAGGACGTCAGCGGCTCCTCCGGCTGGGCCGGCACCGCCACGGTGATGCTGACGGTCGGGGCCGCCGCCGCGACGATCCCGCTGGCACGCTGGGCCGTCCGCTCCGGACGAAGGCCGGCCCTCACCACGGGATGGCTGGTCGGCGCGGCCGGGGCGGTCGTGTCGATCGTGGGCGCCGATCTCGACTCGCTCCTGCTCGTGCTCCTCGGCCTCGTGCTGTTCGGCGCCAGCACGGCGTCCAACCTGCAGTCGCGGTTCGCCGCCACCGACCGGGCCGAGCCCCGCAAGGTCGCCCGTTCGCTCTCGGTCGTCGTCTGGGCCACCACCATCGGCGCCGTGGCCGGCCCGAACCTGACCGGTCCGGGTGCACGCGTGGCCGCGTCGCTGGACATCCCCGACCTCGCCGGCCCCCTGGTGTTCTCGGCCGTGGCGTTCGCCGTGGCCGGGCTCATGACGTTCGTCCTGGTGCGCCCGGACCCGTTGGCGCCCGACGCCACCGTGCCGCGGCCCGCCCGCGTCTCGCCCTGGCCGCACGTGCGCGGTCGGGCCTTGACGGCCGTTGTGGCCATCGCGGCCTCGCACGCGGTGATGGTGTCGGTCATGGCACTGACCCCCGTGCACATGGAGGACCACGGGTCCGACCTGGAGCTCATCGGGCTCACGATCAGTCTTCACATCGCCGGCATGTTCGCCCTGTCGCCGGTCTTCGGCTGGCTGGCCGACGTGATCGGGCCACCGGTGCTGGTGGTGGCCGGTCAGGTCGTGCTCGTGGTCTCGACCGTCGTGTCCGGCACCGCCGGGCACTCGGAGCCACGCATCATGATCGGGCTGGTGCTCCTGGGTCTCGGTTGGTCGATGTCGGTCATCGCCGCCGCGGCGATGCTCACGACGGCCCTCAGCGCCGAGGTCCGGCCTGCCGTGCAGGGCGTCGCCGACCTCGCCATGAACGTCGCGGGGGCGACCGGCGGCCTGCTGGCCGGGGTCATCATGGCGTGGCGCGACTTCGGCACGCTGAACGCCGCCGCCGCGCTGCTGACGATCCCCGTGATCGGCCTGGTCGTGGCCGGGGGCCGCGCCGCGATCGACGTGACGCGCGACTGA